The nucleotide window GCGACGAGCGTCAGGTCCTCGGCCGCGTCGACCGCCCGGCACACCTCGGAGCCCATGCGGCCAGCGGCACCGACCACGCCCACTCGCACCGCACCCACCTGCCACCCGATCGTCGACGACGCGGCCCAGCCTACGGGTCAGGCCACGACGTCCGCGAAGCGGTCCTGCTCGTCCGCACCGAAAGGTCCGACGACGGCGAGGTCACGCGGCTGGCGCAGGACCCGGGCGGCCACCCGTCGGACGTCGTCCACGGTGACGTCGCCGATGCGCGCGAGCGCCTCGTCCACCGTCACGAAGTCGGCACCGGTGGCGATCTGCTTGCCCAGGCGCGACATCCGGGAACCACTGTCCTCGAGCGAGAGGACCGTGCCACCGGTCAGTGCCCCCTTGGCCCGGTCCACCTCGTCGGCGGTCACGTCGTCGGCGACGGTGTCGAGCTGCTCGCGCAACACCTGCAGCGCCTCGTCGACCTTGCCGGGTGCCGTCCCGACGTAGGCGCCGAACAGCCCGCCGTCGGTGTACGACGAGGCGTAGCTGTAGGTCGAGTAGGCGAGCCCGCGGACCTCGCGGATCTCCTGGAACAACCGCGAGGACATGCCGCCACCGAGCAGGGTGTTGAGCACCCGCAGCGCCCAGCGGTCGGCGTCACGGTGCGCGATCCCAGGGACGCCGAGCACGACGTGCGCCTGTTCGGTGGGACGCGAACGCACGTGCACACGCCCTTCGCCGAACCGTTCGGGGCGACGACGCTGCGGGCGGCTCCCGCCGGGCCGGTGCAGGTCACCGAGCAGGTCCTCGGCGAGCGCGACGACCCGGTCGTGGTCGACGTTGCCGGCGGCGGCCACCGTGAGGTTGCCGGGGCGGTAGGTCTGGCGGTAGTAGCCGTCGACCGTGTCGCGGGTCATCCGCGTGATCGAGTCGGCGGTGCCGAGCGTCTCGAGGGCCAGAGGGTGGGTGTCGAGCACCACCTCGGAGAAGTCGGAGTGCACGAGGTCGTCGGGCGTGTCGAAGTGGATGTCGATCTCGCTGAGCACCACCTGACGCTCGGCCTCGACGTCCGCCTCGGTGTTTCTGGCGTCGACGACCATGTCGGCGAGCACGTCGAAGGCCAACGGCAGGTCGTCGTCGAGCACGCGCGCGTAGAAGCAGGTCAGCTCCTTGGAGGTGAACGCGTTCATCTCCCCGCCGACGGCGTCCAACGCCTCGGCGATGTCGCGTGCGCTGCGCCGCGAGGTGCCCTTGAACAGCAGGTGTTCGAGGAAGTGCGAACAGC belongs to Egicoccus sp. AB-alg6-2 and includes:
- a CDS encoding M16 family metallopeptidase → MHQQTQLQSGITVVTEHMPAVRSATLGLWVGVGSRDETTEQAGCSHFLEHLLFKGTSRRSARDIAEALDAVGGEMNAFTSKELTCFYARVLDDDLPLAFDVLADMVVDARNTEADVEAERQVVLSEIDIHFDTPDDLVHSDFSEVVLDTHPLALETLGTADSITRMTRDTVDGYYRQTYRPGNLTVAAAGNVDHDRVVALAEDLLGDLHRPGGSRPQRRRPERFGEGRVHVRSRPTEQAHVVLGVPGIAHRDADRWALRVLNTLLGGGMSSRLFQEIREVRGLAYSTYSYASSYTDGGLFGAYVGTAPGKVDEALQVLREQLDTVADDVTADEVDRAKGALTGGTVLSLEDSGSRMSRLGKQIATGADFVTVDEALARIGDVTVDDVRRVAARVLRQPRDLAVVGPFGADEQDRFADVVA